Part of the Syntrophorhabdales bacterium genome, TCGACTTCGGCGTTGCTGTTTGCGGATGTGCGGCCCGTGATGCCTGTCGCATTGTGGCGGAAAACATCCTCACCACCCCCGATATCCGGACCGAGCTTGTAAAATCCTTTGGAATACAAGCCTACGCGTGTCACCCACTCCTCGCCCAGGGACAGGTCATAGGAACCCTTTCCTTCGGCACCAAGTCCCGCCTGACGTTTGCTGAAGACGAGCTTTCCCTGATGAAGACCGTGGCAGACCAGGTTGCGACCGCCATGGAACGGATGCAACTCCTTCAGGCAGCAGAAGAGAAGGCCGACGAGCTCGAGAAACGAGTCGAGGAGCGGACAGCAGAGGTCATGCAAGCCTGTAAGAACCTTGAAATGGAAATAGCCGTGCGGGCGACGGTTGAGGATCAGCTCCGCCAGGCGCACAAAATGGAGGCGATAGGCACCCTCGCAGGAGGCATCGCCCACGATTTCAACAACATTCTCGCCATCATCATCGGCAACGCGGAGCTGGCTATCGATGATATCCCGGAAACTGTGGGAGCGCACCGCAACCTTCAACAGATCTTCAAGGCGGGAATACGGGGAAGAAATCTCGTGCGGCAGATTCTCACGTTCAGCCGAAAGACAGAACATGAACGCAAACCCCTTGCCCTCTTGCTGCTCATCAAAGAGACGTTTGAGCTCTTGCGGGCATCGCTGCCCACCACCATTCGCATAACGCTCGATCAGAAGGCCTCAGACGATGTAGTGCTGGCCGATGCAACACAGCTACAACAAGTCCTTATGAACTTGTGCAAGAATGCAGCCGACGCCATGGAGGGCGGGGAAGGCCGCCTCGATGTGAGCCTGACAGAAACCACATTCACCGATCAGACGCTTATGCCGGAGTCGGAGATGAAGCCCGGTCGGTATTTGGCCCTTGCCATCAGTGACACTGGACGCGGGATGGACGACGAAGTAAAGAAGAAGCTCTTTGAACCCTTCTTCACCACCAAGGAAAAAGGTCAGGGGACCGGGATGGGCCTTGCCGTTGTCTACGGTATTGTAAAAGCTCATTACGGAGCGATCACGGTCTCCAGCGAACCGGGCAAGGGCTCCACGTTCACGATCTACCTGCCCCGTTATGAATCGCACGAGAGATCGGAACAGACGCAAGGCAGACTCACTCTGGGGGACAACCAAAGAATCCTCTTTGTCGACGACGAAGAGGATCTCGTGGAACTGGGGGAGTATATGCTGAAGCGGCTTGGGTACCAAGTCGTCGGCACAACAGACAGCGCCGACGCACTCAACGCCTTCGAAAAGGATCCACGGGCCTTTGATCTGGTGATTACCGACCAGACCATGCCGAATCTGACCGGCGCGCTGCTCACAAAAAGGATTAAGGCGATCCGTCCGGATATTCCGATCATTCTATGCACCGGCCACAATGAAATGATCTCGCCCGAAGAAGCACGTTCGATTGGTATTGCGGCTTATCTTGCAAAGCCGCTATCGAAAGTGGAGCTGGCAGAGACAGTACGCCGCGCTCTCGACGAAAACGGCGCCGGTTAAACATTCACTTGCCGACAAGGCAGGCAGCACCTATGTTAAAAGACACAATGAAAACATTCGGAGTCAAAGGTTCAATCTTCGGAAGGTCGACAGGACTGATATGGTGTCTCGTCATTGCCACGGTCATTATGACAGCGCCTGTTCGCACACTCGCGCAGGCGGACAGGATTTACGCGGAGAACAGCAAGGCTGTCGTTGTAGTTATTGCCGTCAACGCTCAAGCAGGGGTGATCAGCCAGGGGAGCGGCTTTATAGTTCGTGAGGATGGGGCTGTGGTCACCAACTATCATGTGGTCAACGCAGCCTCCAAGATAAAGGTGAAGTCAGGCGAGCGCGTCTTTGACGTGGAGGGCCTGCTCTACGCGGACATAGAAAATGACGTGGCTATTCTGAAGATCGATGGGAGCCATCTCCCCACGGTCCGGCTGGGAGAGCCTGATAGGGTTCAGGTGGGAGAGAAGGTATTTGTCATAAGCAGCCCGCAGGGCCTGGAAAACACTGTATCTGAGGGAATACTTAGTGGAGTCAGAAAAGTCGATGAAACCAGAAAGGTCCTTCAAATCACCGCTGCAATTTCCCCGGGTTCAAGCGGTGCTCCGGTATTCAACAGCAGGGGCGAAGCTATAGGCATCGCCACCTTCCTTGTCGCCGAAGCACAGAACATCAATTTCGCCATGCCTGTGAGTCTCGTGAAAGATAAACTCGCCTCCACAAAAGTCGTGGGAGCGGGCGAGGCGTGCAGTGCCGACTTCACGAAGACTGCAGAGTGCTGGTTTTATCAAGGTGTCGCCTATGGCAGCAATGGTATGTATGAAAGATCGGTCGAGGCTTTCGTCAGGGCGATACAGATCAAAGAAGACTTCTCAGAAGCCTATTTTAACCTTGGTGTCAGCTACATCGGCCTCGGCAAATACAGCGAGGCGCGTGATGCGCTTGAGAAGGCTATCCGGATCAAGCCGGACAGCGCAGAGGCATATGAAAATCTGGGTGCTGTTTTCGCCAAGTTGGGCATGTACGATGATGCGGTACGCACTCTGAAGAAAGCGATAGCCATAAACGCCGAGGACTCTCAGGCATATTACAACCTTGGTGTCACGTATGCGAGTGTGAAGGATTACAAGGCCGCGGTGGAGGCTCTGAAACAGGCTGTCCGATTCCGCCCCGACTTTGCGGCCGCCCACGGCTTTCTCGGCGCAACGTATGCGAGGATGAAGGAATACAGGATGGCAGCCGATGCATTGAAGCAATCCATACGCCTCAACCCGGACGATCCGAGAACACACTACACCCTTGGCGAAACATACCTCGCCCTCAAAGATCGGCCTTCTGCGCTGGACGAGTACAAGATACTGCAAAAGATGGACGCAACAATGGCCGACAGGCTGTTCAAACAGATATACAAGTAACAAACCACGTGTGAATGCTGAATAGTGAGTAGTGAGCAGCAATAAAACCAGGAAGAGGCAAAACAAACGGGGAGGATCCAACATGAAGGACCTGCACAAAATTTACACGGTTTTCAAGAAAGACTTTCCCGGCATCAACACTGCCCACGAGGCGCTGGGGGAGAAGATCCACGGCGAATCCGGACCGCTGCCGGAAAAGGTACGCTGGCTTATCAAGATCGCAGTTTCAGGAGCATCAGGACATCATCTCGCGTTGGAGACCCACATCAAGAAAGCCCGCGAAGCCGGAGCGACCGATGCGGAAATCAAGCATGCTCTTCTTCTCCTCATTCAGACCGTAGGGTTCCCGACATTCATGGAAGCCTACCAGGTCTACAAAAACTTGAAGTAACCAATCACAGGGCGCCGCTCGGACCGTTTTCTCCGCGTCCGGAAATTAATTAGTGTGCTGGCAAACCAAGAAACCTGGCTGGGGCGCGGGCACTACTTTGAATTCGTGCAGAGAACGACGCAGCGACAACGAAGCTATACGCGCCAAGGCGAAGTAATGCTACTCGACGAGCACGAGTGCGTAAGAGTTTCGCACATCATTGTGGTCTTTAACTACCTTGATCGGGAGTTTGTAACCTCTGGCCGTAGCAAATACATCAATGCCACAGCCTTCCATTGAAGGCCTCGCCTCATCGGAGTGAACGCATGCCTTCATGTTGCAGGTCTTGCATCCACCACAGGGCCCGCTGCCAAGAGCCCATGCCTTGTAATATCCGTCGAGGAACAAGGTACGCTCGAGAGTAACCGCAGTTTCGGTGAGACGTTCGCTAAGCCTGTCCCCTCTTTTGATCTGCCGGTGGAGCAGGATGCCGGACGCGTAGGAATCGAGAATCTTTCGCATCTCATCAGGCGTTGGCGTCTTCGGCGGACAACAAAGGCTTGCGCCATAGCCCGCGCAACCATACTGGCACTTCATCCGTACCCATGGTGCGGTAAAAACGCGTGAAGTCTCAACGACAACCGCGTGATCAATTCCTTTCTCCAGAGCAATTTTTGTATAAGGCGCAAATCGTTTAGCTGTAGTCATTCAACACCTCCGGATGGAACCTCAGCACTCTTTCATTCTACCCTATGTGGATGGCCCTTGCCAAAGGAACCTAAAAGGCTTGACAAGCTTCCTGGCTTTGGCTAACGTGTACAAACCGGACCGATAGGTGAGGAGGCGTTTATGAGAAGCCCGGCTGTGAGGACAACAGTTTTGTTTGTTTGCCTTTCCCTCTTGATTCTTCTTCCGCTCGCGGCGCACGCACAACCGGCGGACCCGAAGTTCCCGAGCCATCCCATTACGTTCATCAATCCTGTACCGGCAGGTGCCGCAAGTGATCTTTGCTTCCGCATGGCTTCAAAAGAAGCGGAGAAGTTTCTCGGCCAGCCGATCGTCGTGATCAATAAGACCGGCGGCTCGTTCACGGTAGGCATCGCTGCCATTGCCAGCGCGAAGCCTGACGGCTACACCATTGGTTACGCAGGCCATCCAGGCATGTTCGTTCCCCCCTTAACCGAAAAGGTGCCCTACCATCCTGTCAACGATCTCAGAGAGATCATGCAGTTCGGCATCATCAACATTGCCGTTACTGTCAAAGGAGACTCGCCATTCAAGACATGGAAGGACATCGTCGCTTACGCGCGACAGAACCCCAAGAAGCTGACCTATGGCAGTGCGGGCGTAGGGAGCTTCGGTCATCTGGCGCTGGAGCAGATCTCACGGAGAGAGAAAGTTCAGTTCACACACATTCCCTTCAAGGGCTCTCCAGAAACACAAGCTGCGCTTCTGGGAGGCCACATCATGGTGGGAACCGGCGACTTCAATTATCCGTTGATCGAATCCGGAGAGATACGCCTGATTTTGCTGGTTGCCGAAAAACGCTCGCCCTATTACCCCGATGTTCCGATCATGAAGGATCTCGGGTATGACATACCAGCGCCCACATTTCTCAACGTTGCAGGCCCCAAAGCCATGCCTGACGAGATCGTGAAGAAACTGGACGATGCGTACAGCAAAGCAATGAAGGAACCGGGCTTCATCAAAGGGATGAAAGATCTACGCTTCACCATCTTTTACAGAAACGGCAAAGAACTGGACGAGTACGTGGCGTCCAACTACGAAGCTTTTGCCAAGCTGCTAAAAGAGCAGGGGCTTCTGAAGTGACCGATCACCACAGCTTCAAGTTCACGTTCTCTTGGAGGCGTGTCTGTTTCGTCCGATAGAAATTCTAATATCGAATATCTAACTCCTAAACAAATCCAAATCTCAAATGTTCCAAACCCAAAGCGTGTGATTCAGTTTTGGATCTTGGTCTTTTCTTTACGTCTGTGTTCATACGTCACGGCGTGCCTTTCAGCAGTTGTTTCTTGTCGATCTTCCCCTGGCCGGTCTTGGGAAGCTCCCTCAAGAATTGTATAAAACGGGGAGCCTTGAAGGGCGCCATCTTCTTGCGGCAATGCTCCTTCAGTTGCTCGGCCAGATCATCCGTCGGCTGGAATGCTTCATTCAGCGCGATGAATGCTTTGGTTTTGGTGAGACCATCAGCGTCCTTCACCCCCAGCACGGTGCATTCTCTCACTGCTTCGTGCTCATCGAGACATTTCTCTATTTCGAGCGGGGCGACATAGACGCCGCTCACCTTTATCAAATCATCCGCCCTTCCCTCGTACCAGAAATAGCCGTCAGCGTCTTCCTTGAAAAGGTCGT contains:
- a CDS encoding tetratricopeptide repeat protein, whose protein sequence is MKTFGVKGSIFGRSTGLIWCLVIATVIMTAPVRTLAQADRIYAENSKAVVVVIAVNAQAGVISQGSGFIVREDGAVVTNYHVVNAASKIKVKSGERVFDVEGLLYADIENDVAILKIDGSHLPTVRLGEPDRVQVGEKVFVISSPQGLENTVSEGILSGVRKVDETRKVLQITAAISPGSSGAPVFNSRGEAIGIATFLVAEAQNINFAMPVSLVKDKLASTKVVGAGEACSADFTKTAECWFYQGVAYGSNGMYERSVEAFVRAIQIKEDFSEAYFNLGVSYIGLGKYSEARDALEKAIRIKPDSAEAYENLGAVFAKLGMYDDAVRTLKKAIAINAEDSQAYYNLGVTYASVKDYKAAVEALKQAVRFRPDFAAAHGFLGATYARMKEYRMAADALKQSIRLNPDDPRTHYTLGETYLALKDRPSALDEYKILQKMDATMADRLFKQIYK
- a CDS encoding carboxymuconolactone decarboxylase family protein gives rise to the protein MKDLHKIYTVFKKDFPGINTAHEALGEKIHGESGPLPEKVRWLIKIAVSGASGHHLALETHIKKAREAGATDAEIKHALLLLIQTVGFPTFMEAYQVYKNLK
- a CDS encoding DUF2284 domain-containing protein produces the protein MTTAKRFAPYTKIALEKGIDHAVVVETSRVFTAPWVRMKCQYGCAGYGASLCCPPKTPTPDEMRKILDSYASGILLHRQIKRGDRLSERLTETAVTLERTLFLDGYYKAWALGSGPCGGCKTCNMKACVHSDEARPSMEGCGIDVFATARGYKLPIKVVKDHNDVRNSYALVLVE
- a CDS encoding tripartite tricarboxylate transporter substrate binding protein: MRSPAVRTTVLFVCLSLLILLPLAAHAQPADPKFPSHPITFINPVPAGAASDLCFRMASKEAEKFLGQPIVVINKTGGSFTVGIAAIASAKPDGYTIGYAGHPGMFVPPLTEKVPYHPVNDLREIMQFGIINIAVTVKGDSPFKTWKDIVAYARQNPKKLTYGSAGVGSFGHLALEQISRREKVQFTHIPFKGSPETQAALLGGHIMVGTGDFNYPLIESGEIRLILLVAEKRSPYYPDVPIMKDLGYDIPAPTFLNVAGPKAMPDEIVKKLDDAYSKAMKEPGFIKGMKDLRFTIFYRNGKELDEYVASNYEAFAKLLKEQGLLK